The stretch of DNA TTGACTCTCTCTCGTCTCTCCCTCTCAACCCTCTCGTTCGCGCGCACCGACCAACCTCCACACGACACGACTCTCACTCGTCTCCCCCTCTCAACCCCCTTATATGCGTCCTCCACACAACGTCGATTTCTCACTTAGACTCTTTCTTCTCGCATCCGACATCTCTATTCTCCGATCTTCTTCCTCTGCAACCAAGGTTGCCACATGCCCATCTCTCTCCGCTTCTTCGTCTCGTTTCATAGTCTCAGATTATCCCAATCTActtcttatatatttttcagGTTATTACTCTATTACTCTTTTCCTCTtctattatttgttaattatgaattgtTTTAGTTTAGGTTTGTGAACTAGTAGTAGGGTGTGAATTGTATTTGTGACTTTGTGAATTGTGAATAATTTTAGTGTGAAAATTATGATTGTGAACTTTAGTGTGTGAATTGTGACTTtgtaaattgtgaattgtttttctaattAGTGTAGTGTGGATGTGAGATTATGAATTTATGAACTCTTTTACTTTGTGAATGTGAGATGTGACTTTGATGAATGTGAACTATTTGTCTGAATGTATTTGTGattcaaatgttttttttttttttttttttttttttttttttttttttttatgttactaAGTTAGAGTTGTGtaattaatttgtgtattttttaggAGTGATATGGtgtttaaaataagaaaattgatacATTTTTCAAGCAGAAAATTTCcgacaaagatgaaaattgtAAAGTTTTAAATCAACACTTAAAAAGCATCATTCTGGTGATTAAACAATCCTACACCAATAGCTTCATCACTCCCAAACTTAAAAATTTCTTAATCTCATTTCTCCTCTTTCTATTGTTGTGTTTGCAAATTTTTGTGCGcttaattacaaatttaaaatttaaaatacaaatatacaatattattttttaatttattaattagaaTTATAAAATTCGACGCCCTCAAAGTTTTAGGTCAATATCCTCCACCGAGAGTAAGGACTAtcaaacttttattatttatgtttcaacccatcataaaaatagaaataacatTTATggtatttaaataatattttttatgacaaTTATATCCTTAACCATGAACTTTATATGAAATAGATcactttaatttgattaattaacaTAATAGTTTTAACACATTTAAATATTACATATGTGTCCAAAATTTATAAGAGATACATCGCAtacaactataatttttttttttttaagatttaaaatgtatttaaagatcattttttcaaataataaattctcATATGCATGTATAAAGAAAACATAAATGACATTATAATTTAACgtttaatcaaataaaccaCCAATATAAAATAGTTTCACATCTACATGACATAAAAATTCACAATATTGCTTTGTAAGCTCAATTTGCAACCATAATTTATAGATAACAGTTAAATGTTGCATTTTCAATTGACATGAgtataaaactaatttacatGAATAATACAAGTTGTCTTTTCTATATATGTTAGAGATGAATAGGTTTTTAGTCTATTCATTATTTGCAAATTTGGTCCATGTTGTGAAGTCAACATAGTTTGACTAACTAAATGCTACATGTCATTGTCATGTGGGCTATTTTAATTGAGTTGACAACTAAATACAACCaattgaagataaaaaaaaagtgaatttagggtttttattttgtattttttaaatttaaaatgataaaaaaaaactaataaaatatatgagtCAACGTGCAATCAACTGAcaactcaattaaaatagtcTATGTAATTTTGACATGTGGCATTCTATTCATCAAACCACAATAACTTCATAACATAGACTAAACTTgcaaatgatgatttttatatgtattagaaattggaaaaaaaaattataggaactaaaagtaaaaaataacaatgttataatgactaaaaatttatttatcttattagTAGATTATTTATATATTCGTAATTTTATTGCGTTTAGTATATCTATTTTATTGCATTTATTGTacaataactattttaatttcatatataaaaacataaatcaatATAATTTGATTACAAATGAGTGGATAGAAAAATTGGTCCTCAAATTATAAAGTCGTTATATTTGTTCCTAAATTCAGCCAATCgacaaatatattattgatattgtaaaatatcaactaaaataatctctctctaaatttttaactatgaTGTGAcatgtttaattaaatatatgactCATTCATGTTAATTTCACATCAATGTCATTGCGATACGAACtgttttatctataaaatttaggtctttaaaatattattttatctgtAACTAGTTTATGTACAATTACATTTATTAGCAAATTTGTCTATGGGATGACAAAAAATTTTAGGCAAATTAGTCCCTGGTGAGATGACATTGATATGGAGAAACTacatattcaattaatatgTCATATCATAATCGTAAATTTTATAGAGGGACTATTTTGCTagacattttataattttaggagTGTATTTgtcaattcataaaatttatagattaATTTTACCAACACTTGAAATTTAAAGGACCAAATTGCTcataaagaatatcaagaaaacTATACACAAGAAGCAAATATTTAGATCCATTACAACTTAAAAGAAGTAACATACAAATAACTTAAGTTGAATCATCAAATAGAACTAATGATTTGTCAACCACTAGTGCTTTAGTGAGAGATAcaacactttattttttattttgctatggagaaatgaaaatggaatgaaatttaGAGGTATGTGAAGCAACCCCAATAAGACCAGGGATAAAGAGATTTTGAATGCTATATTTAGTCTCtatctatttataaaatgaGTTACCATTAAAACAATAATGAAAGAGAAAATACTCAAAGAATAAAGAATATTTCTTGTCTTTATGAGTGAGGTACAATAGAGGACCACACATTTTTATCTTATATGTGATGTTTTCAATCTCTCAACTTCAGCTCATCATAATGCAATTAGGCATGACAACGAGGCGGGTCAGATGCAGGGTTTGTCTCTCTTATCGCACACTAAATTAGTCGAAAAAAATTCACATCCGCTCTCATTTTTATCGGATGTGAAATTGAAGTTCTTATCCCCACGCACGTTGGAGTTTGAGTTTTACGCCATCGATGGAGTTCAGATTTCCCGCTCTACATCTAcactcattcatatatatataaaataataaatttagaagtcatgtttattatgattaatataataaaatagttattatcatgcaataataaaataaaatattaaaataatcttttttatataaaggagattataatttataatatttaaaagatattaaatatcaaaacctCAAATCCGCCGCAACCTCAAGTTTTAAATTGGGGAAAATCGTACTCACATTCAACCAAAATTGATTTTCTCTGACCAAATCGGGACGAGTTCGAGTGGATACTCGCAAATGCGAGTTGTGTTCACTTAAGTTCAAGATTAACCATCACACATTAGTACTATAACACCCCGCAATACCTTGTAAAACATTGAGCCTGTTGAATCCTTCGTATTAAACAAAACACGtgaaatctaataaataaatgcacaaaattgtaCTTGACTTTAATTAACACTACAACTTAATATTCTTAAATAAACTAAACAAAAAGACATAAGCTGCCCATTTATCTAATAACAACTCAATATAAAAAGGCtagataactttttttttctttctaaagtCATCACAACACATGATTTCTACATGGTGTTTCACATAAAATTAGATAACACAAGGTTCCTACATAGTGTTAAAcataaaattagataaaaatgtCCAACACAcattattcaaatataaaacaaacaacaaattaTTGCACGTGACAAACtctcatattaattttttttcttctttcttaaaacttgtttctttttctttttcatacaACCTAATGTAGGAGGTCCTTTGCATATCTTTTCATAATAACCAGATTCACCACACATTAAGCAAGTCACTTCACTTCATGTGTTTTCATAATTACTCTCTAcctttaatttatctattttattttgttgaaccAATGGTATGTCATCCTCCTCCTCGTCAAATAACACCTCAATTCTTCCATCATTGTCAAAATATGTTTCTCCCCATATCTCACAATCTTACTATTCCAAACTTCACAAATGTTATTTGTGACGTTATCCAACTTAAGCTAATGACGGAAATGTGTCTTCACTCATGATGTATGAACcacaactaaaaataataatcaaatatctATCACACAAGGACACAAAAGTTCTAAGAGTCACAAGAACAAAATTCTTTTAAGAATACCGTAATACTCACATgaataaaataagattaaatcTAATCTTAAATTGTCAACCTGAACAATGCTCACCATCAGAATCGTGGTCACATTGTGTCATTTGTTGTCTTCCTCCCTCTTTGTCACATAGTTGATCGAGCACCATACGCTTGCCACCTCGTCTTCCTCGCTGTCGTTATAGTCGTCGTTGTCCATCAGAAGAGTGAGGAACAATTTTGAAGACTTGGGACTTCTACTTTAAGTTTTGAAAGGAGAATGGAAGACTAGTTTTAGTTGTTTGTATTCCTTTCTTTTTGTCTATCAATTTTCtttcttaaatttttgttgttaactttttctttttaattaattagagaTTAACTTGTCCCTTGTTTCTTGGAGAAATACTTAGATGATCACAACTTTGTAAGACCGTATACAAAAAAAGTgtacatcatttaatttttaatttttttaagttattttttgtgtgtgtatgtCTACGTATGGCGTTACATTGGTTGAGCCAACTCGACCAATTTAACTTGgatcaattcaaaaaaatagtttgaattcgataaataaatacaaatgaGAGATCTTGattttacaaaataacaaactatttaaaaaaattaagtactAAATAAAAGCATATCGAATTTAAAGGTAatctaatttcaaaaaatatttgattactTTAGGATATTGGATTTTAACACTTGCAAATacttttatgtaattttaagaattttgtaACTTTGTTTATATTCATACTtgcaaatcaaatattttatgattttatgattttaatatttttattattttatggtgacaaatattttatgattttgatatttttattattttatggtgacaaatattttatatatattaccaTATTTTATGACGAGTCGTCGTTAGccattataaataaaacaaaaaagaacGTACCTAACATCTAACTCAACTTCCACGCGTAAGAGGCGGTTCAATAAAATAACTTGATTTAAGAACTAACCTGTGCTAGTTTAATTTTGCCAAAAGTCCAAAAGCAATATTTTTTAATCCggacttgtttttttttttggaccaaaattagtCTTTTGAGTAAGTTTTGCATTTTCGCGAGAACAAAGCGTCCTCAAACAACAAGATCTTGATTAGAAAAGTACATTAATGTTTCAAAACAATCCACAAACCAGACATTCATTAACGCATGCTTCTTATTATGTTCCAAAATGAGATTGAGAAACATCATCACATTTACAAAGAAATATTCAAATTCACTTCACTTTCACAACTTTGCAAATGCTAATTCCTTTCCAATGCCATCACATCACAATCATTACCTTCAGCTTATTCGTTCATGCAAACACTTCAACCCTCTCCTTCAAATCCATGCCCATTTCCTTGTCACAAACCCATCTCTTATTCTTTGGAACTCATTGATTAGAGCTTATTCTAGATTCCTTAAGTTCCATAAAGCTATAAACTTGTATCACACAATGTTACAAATTGGACTTGAACCTGATAAATACACATTTACCTTTGTTTTAAAAGCTTGTACTTGTGCTTTAGATTTTCATGAGGGTGTTTCTGTTTATAAAGATATAGTTTTGAAGGGGTTAGAATGTGATGTTTTTATTGGGACTAGTCTTGTTAACATGTTTTGTAAAATGGGTCATTTAGATAGTGCAAGAAAGGTATTTGATAAAATGCCGAAGAAAGATGTTACTACTTGGAATGCGATGATTTCGGGTTTGTCGCAGAGTTTAAATCCTTGTGAGGGAATGGAAATGTTTTGGAGGATGCAGGTGGAGGGTGTGGAGGTTGATACTGTGAGCATCTTGAACTTGGCTCCGGCTGTTTCTAGATTAGAGGATTTTGGTTGTTGTAAGTCTATTCATGGTTATGTTGTTAGGAGAGGTATTTGTGGTGTGGTTTCGAATTCGTTGATTGATATGTATTCGAAATGTGGCGAGGTATATTTGGCTCGTCGAATTTTTGACCGGATGCGGGTTATGGATGATGTGTCGTGGGCAACAATGATGGCTGGATATGTACAGCATGGTTGTTACTTTGAGGTTCTTCAATTACTTGATAAAATGAAGCAGAAAAATGTTAAGATGAATAAGGTAGCGATCGTGAATGCTCTTTTGGCAGCTTCGGAGATGAGAGACCTCGAGAAAGGGAAGGAAATTCATGATTGTGCTTTGCAGCTGGGGATAATGTCAGATATTGTTGTTGCTACTCCTGTAGTGAGCATGTATGCAAAATGTGGCGAGTTGAAGAAGGCTAAAGAATTGTTTCTGAGTCTCGAAGGAAGAGATTCGGTTGCTTGGTCTGCTTTTTTATCGGCTCTTGTCCAAGCTGGATATCCCAGAGAAGCATTGTCTATATTCCCCGAGATGCACCATGAAGGTTTGAAACCAGGTAAAGCGATAGTGACGATTCTTGTTTCAGCTTGTTCAGAAATTTCAAATCTTAGATTAGGTAAGACTCTGCACAGCTACGCTATTACAGCAGATATGGTGTCCGATATCTTTGCAGTAACAACCCTTGTCTCAATGTAcatgaaatttgaattatttatttatgctaTGACACTATTCAACGGAATGCACTATAAAGACGTTGTGGTGTGGAATACATTGATAAATGGGTTTACCAAATATGGAGACCCGCATGTAGCATTTGAAATGTTCCGTAGATTACAATTAAGTGGGATTCAACCTGATAGTGGAACCATGGTGGGTTTGGTTTCAGCTTGCTCCATTCTGGATGATCTAGATCTAGGAACATGCTTTCATGGGAATATTGAAAAGTGTGGTTTTGAATCTAACATTCATATAAAAATTGCTCTAATGGACATGTATGCCAAATGTGGAAGCCTTTGCTCAGTTGAgaagttttttttcttaaccAAGCATTTAAAGGATGAGGTATCTTGGAATGTAATGATTGCAGGGTATCTGCATAATGGATGTGCCAATGAAGCAATTTCCACTTTTCGTCGGATGAAATTAGAAAATGTCAGGCCGAATTTAGTCACATTTGTGACCGTCCTTCCTGCTGTGTCATATTTGACAGTATTAAGAGAGGCCATGGCTTTTCACGCCTGCATTGTCCGAACTGGATTTCTATCCAGTACCCTTATCGGAAACAGTCTCATAGATATGTATGCTAAATGTGGACAACTCAGTTATTCCGAGAAATGTTTTCATGAAATGGAAAACAAAGACAGTATCTCATGGAATGCAATGCTTTCGGGTTATGCAATGCATGGCCAAGGTGAACTTGCCATCACACTTTTTTCACATATGCAACAGACTAATGTCCATGTCGATTCTATTTCCTACATCAGTGTATTATCTGCTTGTAGACATGCTGGTTTAATTCAAGAAGGAAGGAATGTTTTCGCCTCCATGAGTGAAAAGCACCATGTTGAACCTAATATGGAACACTATGCCTGCATGGTTGATCTTTTGGGCCGTGCTGGTTTGTTTGACGAAGTTTtgagtttaattaaaaaaatgccaACAGAACCTGACGCTCAAGTTTGGGGAGCCCTCTTGGGAGCGTGTAAAATTCATTCCAATGTTGCATTAGGAGAGGTTGCCCTGCATCACCTCCTTAAACTTGAACCAAGAAATGCAGTTCATTATGTAGTTTTGTCAGATATTTATGCTCAATGTGGTAGGTGGAATGATGCCAAAAAGACAAGATTACATATGAATCACCATGGGTTGAAGAAAATTCCAGGATATAGTAGGGTTGGAGCTCACAAACAAGTAGTTGGTGTGCAGTGTGTGTGAGTGTTGTAAACCCTGGAGTTCCAAGTTCCAGTGACAAAGCTCTGCCACTATTAGTACGTACTAACAGCATACTTAAAAACAGAATTTGGAATGAGATTGGACAAACAGGTCAAAggaattttttcattaaaaatcatACAAAGAAGTAGGCCTGCAATCAAAGTTCCTCTTTTCGATTAACAATGAAGAAGAAACCTACAAGAATCAGCAAGTCGGGGAATCGTCTGCACTAGAATTTAAACACATTGTCATTATGTGTAATTTTTGGAAACATGGAATTGTTATGCATGTGCGCGCAGTATGTAATTTTTGGAGATTACTCATTTTGCGTTGCCTAGCTTGAGTTAACACATACAGCAGCAGGATATGTTAACGGAAAGAAGCGAAGATGACATGAATAAGCTAGTGATTTGATCTAATGGGCTTCCTAGAAAGTATTTTGAGAATTAAGATTGAAAATGCTGCAGAAGTAAGATCAAGAGAACAGTCTAATTCTACAGCAGATAACAACTTTGGTAATGAATTAGCGAATGTTGCCGTTGGAAGGTGGTCTGGTCGCAAACTTCCTGAACGGAAATTTTGGAGAATGCTTCCACCTTTTTGTACATTGGTCAGATTTATACATCATTTCTATGAGAAGGAGATGGAAGGTGCTTgcttatattataattttaggtTATTGTTTCTCAAATTATAGATTATTTTCCAGGAACAAGTGTTCATAAAATCCTTATTGCTGCTTATTTAGGACCATTAAGAGATTGAAATTACCAGAAATAAAAAGGTCAAGTTCCTAAACATGTTTTTCACTGTACCACTATTTTCTTACACTTGTATCAATTTGATGATGTTTTGCACTTTCAAGTTACTTATTTTAGTTCAATTCATAGATGCAACAATGTTTAGTTGTTATTTAATTACCATCTTCAGTGATAATTGATTTTGCCTTTAGTTTAATGATATCAGTCACATTTTTATAATGTTCAACAAATTGGAAATCAAGACACTCTAGGTTCGTAGAATTTGATTCC from Cicer arietinum cultivar CDC Frontier isolate Library 1 chromosome 3, Cicar.CDCFrontier_v2.0, whole genome shotgun sequence encodes:
- the LOC101513872 gene encoding pentatricopeptide repeat-containing protein At2g39620; protein product: MRLRNIITFTKKYSNSLHFHNFANANSFPMPSHHNHYLQLIRSCKHFNPLLQIHAHFLVTNPSLILWNSLIRAYSRFLKFHKAINLYHTMLQIGLEPDKYTFTFVLKACTCALDFHEGVSVYKDIVLKGLECDVFIGTSLVNMFCKMGHLDSARKVFDKMPKKDVTTWNAMISGLSQSLNPCEGMEMFWRMQVEGVEVDTVSILNLAPAVSRLEDFGCCKSIHGYVVRRGICGVVSNSLIDMYSKCGEVYLARRIFDRMRVMDDVSWATMMAGYVQHGCYFEVLQLLDKMKQKNVKMNKVAIVNALLAASEMRDLEKGKEIHDCALQLGIMSDIVVATPVVSMYAKCGELKKAKELFLSLEGRDSVAWSAFLSALVQAGYPREALSIFPEMHHEGLKPGKAIVTILVSACSEISNLRLGKTLHSYAITADMVSDIFAVTTLVSMYMKFELFIYAMTLFNGMHYKDVVVWNTLINGFTKYGDPHVAFEMFRRLQLSGIQPDSGTMVGLVSACSILDDLDLGTCFHGNIEKCGFESNIHIKIALMDMYAKCGSLCSVEKFFFLTKHLKDEVSWNVMIAGYLHNGCANEAISTFRRMKLENVRPNLVTFVTVLPAVSYLTVLREAMAFHACIVRTGFLSSTLIGNSLIDMYAKCGQLSYSEKCFHEMENKDSISWNAMLSGYAMHGQGELAITLFSHMQQTNVHVDSISYISVLSACRHAGLIQEGRNVFASMSEKHHVEPNMEHYACMVDLLGRAGLFDEVLSLIKKMPTEPDAQVWGALLGACKIHSNVALGEVALHHLLKLEPRNAVHYVVLSDIYAQCGRWNDAKKTRLHMNHHGLKKIPGYSRVGAHKQVVGVQCV